In one window of Mesorhizobium sp. B2-1-1 DNA:
- the pheS gene encoding phenylalanine--tRNA ligase subunit alpha yields the protein MNATAGNLESLEASLLADIASAADEAAIEAVRVAALGKKGSISEMLKTLGSMSAEERQVKGPAINGLKNRVTDALTARKAELRDVAITARLAAEKVDVTLPVRQSPAERGRIHPISQVIDEIAAIFGDLGFAIAEGPDIETDYYNFTALNFPEGHPAREMHDTFFFQPDEKGERKLLRTHTSPVQIRTMEKQKPPIRIVIPGKTYRQDSDATHSPMFHQVEGLVIDKSANVANMKWVLEEFCKAFFEVPSVKMRFRPSFFPFTEPSLEVDIQCDRSRPGEVRFGEGSDWMEILGCGMVHPNVLRAGGLDPDEYQGFAWGMGIDRIAMLKYGMPDLRAFFDADVRWLSHYGFRPLDMPTLFGGLSA from the coding sequence GTGAACGCCACCGCTGGAAATCTTGAAAGCCTGGAAGCTTCGCTGCTCGCCGACATAGCGTCGGCTGCTGACGAGGCCGCGATAGAAGCCGTGCGCGTGGCAGCCCTTGGCAAGAAGGGGTCGATCTCGGAAATGCTGAAGACGCTCGGCTCGATGAGCGCTGAGGAGCGCCAGGTCAAAGGCCCCGCCATCAACGGCCTCAAGAACCGCGTCACCGATGCGCTCACCGCGCGCAAGGCGGAACTCAGGGATGTTGCCATCACTGCCCGCCTCGCCGCGGAGAAGGTCGACGTGACGCTGCCGGTGCGGCAGTCGCCGGCCGAGCGCGGCCGCATTCATCCGATCAGCCAGGTCATCGACGAGATCGCGGCGATCTTCGGCGATCTCGGCTTCGCCATCGCCGAAGGGCCCGACATCGAGACCGACTATTACAATTTCACCGCGCTGAATTTCCCGGAAGGCCATCCGGCGCGCGAGATGCATGACACCTTCTTCTTCCAGCCGGACGAGAAGGGCGAGCGCAAGCTTCTGCGCACCCACACCTCGCCGGTGCAGATCCGCACCATGGAGAAGCAGAAGCCGCCGATCCGCATCGTCATTCCGGGCAAGACCTACCGGCAGGATTCCGACGCCACCCACTCGCCGATGTTCCATCAGGTCGAAGGGCTGGTGATCGACAAATCGGCCAACGTCGCCAACATGAAGTGGGTGCTGGAAGAGTTCTGCAAGGCCTTCTTCGAGGTGCCGTCGGTCAAGATGCGCTTCCGGCCGTCCTTCTTCCCGTTCACCGAGCCAAGCCTCGAGGTCGATATCCAGTGCGACCGCTCGCGGCCAGGCGAGGTGCGCTTCGGCGAAGGCTCCGACTGGATGGAGATCCTTGGCTGCGGCATGGTGCACCCCAACGTTCTGCGCGCTGGCGGGCTCGATCCCGATGAATATCAGGGCTTTGCCTGGGGCATGGGCATCGACCGCATCGCCATGCTGAAATACGGCATGCCGGATCTGCGCGCCTTCTTCGATGCCGATGTGCGCTGGCTGTCGCATTACGGCTTCCGGCCGCTCGACATGCCGACTTTGTTCGGGGGCCTGAGCGCGTGA
- the rplT gene encoding 50S ribosomal protein L20, protein MARVKRGVTSHAKHKKVLKAAKGFYGRRKNTIRIAKQAVEKSLQYAYRDRKNRKRSFRALWIQRINAATHEHGLTYGRFIDGLNKAGIEIDRKILSDMAIHEPQAFAALVAKAKVALEYLKNTTPNAFESAVA, encoded by the coding sequence ATGGCACGCGTAAAAAGAGGCGTCACCTCGCACGCCAAGCACAAGAAGGTCCTGAAAGCCGCGAAAGGCTTCTACGGCCGCCGCAAGAACACCATCCGCATCGCCAAGCAGGCGGTGGAAAAGTCGCTGCAATACGCCTATCGCGACCGCAAGAACCGCAAGCGCTCGTTCCGCGCGCTGTGGATCCAGCGCATCAACGCCGCGACGCACGAGCACGGCCTGACCTATGGCCGTTTCATCGACGGCCTCAACAAGGCTGGCATTGAGATCGATCGCAAGATCCTGTCGGATATGGCCATCCACGAGCCGCAGGCTTTCGCCGCGCTCGTGGCCAAGGCCAAGGTTGCTCTTGAGTACCTCAAGAACACCACCCCGAATGCTTTTGAAAGCGCTGTCGCCTAA
- the rpmI gene encoding 50S ribosomal protein L35, with translation MPKMKTKSAAKKRFKITGTGKVLSAAAGKRHGMIKRSNKFIRNARGTMVLAEPDGKKVIKNFLPNGL, from the coding sequence ATGCCCAAGATGAAGACCAAATCGGCCGCCAAGAAGCGGTTCAAGATCACCGGTACGGGTAAAGTCCTGTCGGCTGCGGCCGGCAAGCGTCACGGCATGATCAAGCGTTCCAACAAGTTCATTCGAAATGCCCGCGGCACGATGGTTCTGGCTGAACCGGACGGCAAGAAGGTCATCAAGAATTTTCTGCCGAACGGCCTCTGA
- a CDS encoding methyltransferase family protein, with the protein MDKKLKYGLGSYQRTRRLVLAVLVVVLFAALLFGQSSFPPDTAMHETIEMFGVLLIFLGICGRLWSTLYIGGRKSSEVVTGGPYSITRNPLYVFSTVAAAGVGAQIGSFSGIILFAVLCAGAFHIVILREEKFLKEALGEPYQAYLARVPRFFPKLSLYQEGDTGSFKPRLLLTTLLDGLVFLIALPAFELIDGAQQSGMLPVLFTLP; encoded by the coding sequence TTGGACAAAAAACTCAAATACGGGCTGGGTAGCTACCAGCGCACGCGCAGGCTGGTGCTTGCCGTGCTCGTGGTGGTGCTGTTCGCAGCCCTGCTGTTCGGGCAATCGAGCTTTCCGCCTGATACGGCGATGCATGAAACGATCGAGATGTTCGGCGTGCTGCTGATTTTCCTAGGTATCTGCGGCCGCCTTTGGTCGACGCTCTACATAGGTGGGCGCAAATCTTCCGAAGTTGTGACGGGCGGGCCTTATTCGATCACCCGCAACCCGCTCTATGTGTTCTCGACTGTGGCCGCGGCCGGCGTCGGCGCGCAGATCGGCTCGTTCTCCGGCATCATTCTGTTCGCTGTCCTGTGTGCGGGCGCCTTCCATATCGTCATCCTGCGCGAGGAGAAATTCCTTAAGGAAGCGCTCGGCGAGCCCTATCAGGCCTATCTGGCAAGAGTGCCGCGCTTCTTTCCGAAGCTTTCCCTTTACCAGGAAGGCGACACCGGCAGCTTCAAGCCGCGCCTGCTGTTGACAACGCTTCTCGACGGCCTGGTGTTCCTCATCGCGCTGCCGGCCTTCGAACTGATCGACGGCGCCCAGCAGTCGGGTATGTTGCCGGTGTTGTTTACGCTCCCCTGA
- the infC gene encoding translation initiation factor IF-3, whose protein sequence is MRRPFKAAAPTKDGPRSNRDIRVPRVQLIDAEGQNRGDVSINDALLLAEEAGLDLVEISPNAQPPVVKILDLGKLKYANQKKAAEARKNQKVIEIKEIKMRPNIDSHDYETKMKAVRRFFEEGDKVKLTLRFRGREMAHMELGMQLLNKVREEVATIAKVEAEPKLEGRQMMMVLAPR, encoded by the coding sequence ATTCGCAGACCTTTCAAAGCAGCGGCGCCGACCAAGGATGGGCCGCGCTCCAATCGTGACATCCGGGTTCCCCGGGTCCAGCTTATCGACGCCGAAGGCCAGAACCGTGGCGATGTTTCCATCAACGACGCATTGCTGCTCGCCGAAGAGGCAGGGCTCGATCTCGTCGAGATATCGCCCAACGCGCAGCCGCCCGTCGTAAAAATCCTCGATCTCGGCAAGTTGAAATACGCCAACCAGAAGAAGGCGGCCGAGGCGCGCAAGAACCAGAAGGTCATCGAGATCAAGGAGATCAAGATGCGCCCGAACATCGACAGCCACGACTACGAGACCAAGATGAAGGCGGTGCGCCGCTTCTTCGAGGAAGGCGACAAGGTCAAGCTGACATTGCGCTTCCGTGGCCGCGAGATGGCGCATATGGAGCTCGGCATGCAGCTTCTGAACAAGGTGCGTGAGGAAGTGGCTACCATCGCCAAGGTGGAAGCGGAGCCGAAGCTGGAAGGCCGCCAGATGATGATGGTGCTGGCGCCGCGCTAG
- a CDS encoding alpha/beta hydrolase: MTAPVFLDVDGSSIAVRHIAGATPGVVWLGGYKSDMLGTKAETLSDWAAKDGRAFLRHDYSGHGESGGAFADGTISKWLSQSLAVFRHFTSGSQILVGSSMGAWIALRMVQELRKAGDASVVGLVLLAPAPDFTAELVEPVLTKAQKRDLAKKGFFEEPSDYSTEPYIYTRALIEDGRDNLVMTGPLDTHCPVHVLQGLADRDVPSSHALRLVSLLPADDVTLSLIPDGDHRLSRPQDLDMLVRAVGDMAARSK; this comes from the coding sequence ATGACTGCCCCTGTTTTTCTGGATGTCGACGGATCGAGCATCGCGGTGCGCCATATTGCGGGCGCGACGCCTGGCGTCGTCTGGCTCGGCGGCTACAAGTCGGACATGCTGGGCACGAAGGCTGAAACGCTTTCGGACTGGGCGGCAAAAGACGGCCGCGCCTTCCTGCGTCATGACTATTCCGGACACGGCGAATCCGGCGGCGCCTTTGCCGACGGCACGATCTCGAAATGGCTTTCGCAAAGCCTGGCCGTGTTCCGGCATTTCACCAGCGGCAGCCAGATCCTGGTCGGCTCGTCGATGGGCGCCTGGATCGCCCTGCGCATGGTGCAGGAATTGCGCAAGGCAGGCGACGCAAGCGTCGTCGGTCTGGTGCTTCTGGCGCCGGCGCCGGATTTTACCGCAGAACTGGTCGAACCGGTGCTGACCAAAGCGCAGAAGCGCGACCTTGCCAAAAAAGGCTTCTTCGAGGAGCCGTCGGACTATTCCACCGAGCCCTACATCTACACGCGCGCGCTGATCGAGGATGGGCGCGACAACCTGGTCATGACAGGCCCGCTCGACACGCACTGCCCCGTACACGTCTTGCAGGGCCTGGCCGATCGGGACGTGCCGTCGAGCCATGCGCTGAGGCTGGTCAGCCTGCTGCCGGCCGACGATGTCACGCTGTCGCTGATCCCCGACGGCGACCACCGGCTATCGCGGCCGCAGGATCTCGACATGCTGGTGCGGGCGGTCGGCGACATGGCCGCGCGGAGCAAGTGA
- a CDS encoding benzoate/H(+) symporter BenE family transporter, with the protein MRLSIPISAFVAAIVGFGGTLAIVIAAAHAVGATQIQTASWVTTICLAMAVESLWLSWRTKMPVITAWSTPGLALMAASSGFSIGEAVAAFIVTGILLVATGLFRPLTKLISGIPPSVASGMLAGIVVTFALNAVKTVPADPWLILPLIAAFFVIRLFNPALSVLAVLVGGGLAAFLTGRIGGLPTPELSTLTLIAPVFTAKAIIGLAVPLYLVTMASQNLSGLAVLRAAGYHPEPGPLIGITGLFSLLSAPFGGSTTNLAAISAAICTGPDVHPDPTERWKTGPFYALAYLIFAIFGASLVAIFAVLPQSLIVLVAGLALMASLANALAIALKDESERMAATVTFVVTASGLTLFGVGAAFWGLIAGLVVLFLDMLKKR; encoded by the coding sequence ATGCGCCTTTCCATCCCGATCTCAGCCTTTGTCGCGGCCATCGTCGGTTTCGGCGGCACGCTGGCCATTGTCATTGCCGCCGCCCACGCGGTTGGCGCGACGCAAATCCAGACGGCGAGCTGGGTGACCACCATCTGCCTGGCGATGGCGGTCGAAAGCCTGTGGCTATCCTGGCGAACGAAAATGCCGGTCATCACCGCCTGGTCGACGCCGGGCCTGGCGCTGATGGCGGCGTCGAGCGGTTTTTCGATCGGCGAGGCCGTCGCCGCCTTCATCGTTACCGGCATTCTTTTGGTCGCCACCGGGCTGTTCCGGCCGCTGACGAAACTGATCTCGGGGATACCGCCCTCGGTCGCTTCAGGAATGCTGGCCGGCATTGTCGTCACCTTCGCGCTTAATGCGGTCAAAACTGTTCCCGCCGATCCCTGGCTGATCCTGCCGTTGATCGCCGCCTTCTTCGTCATCCGCCTGTTCAATCCGGCGCTGTCGGTGCTGGCAGTGCTGGTCGGCGGCGGTCTCGCCGCGTTTCTCACCGGCCGCATCGGCGGTTTGCCCACTCCTGAACTGTCGACGCTCACTCTGATCGCGCCTGTGTTCACCGCCAAGGCGATAATCGGCCTGGCAGTACCGCTCTACCTGGTCACCATGGCTTCGCAGAACCTGTCGGGCCTCGCCGTGCTGCGCGCCGCCGGCTACCACCCGGAACCCGGTCCGCTGATCGGCATCACCGGCCTGTTTTCGCTGCTTTCGGCGCCGTTCGGCGGCTCGACCACCAATCTGGCGGCAATTTCGGCGGCTATCTGCACCGGGCCCGACGTTCATCCAGACCCCACCGAGCGCTGGAAGACAGGGCCGTTCTATGCCCTTGCCTACCTGATCTTCGCGATTTTCGGCGCTTCTCTGGTGGCGATCTTCGCCGTCCTGCCGCAGAGCCTGATCGTGCTGGTTGCGGGTCTTGCGCTGATGGCCTCGCTGGCCAACGCGCTGGCGATCGCGCTCAAGGACGAAAGCGAGCGCATGGCCGCCACCGTCACTTTTGTCGTCACCGCCTCCGGGCTGACCTTGTTCGGCGTCGGCGCCGCATTCTGGGGACTGATTGCCGGGCTGGTCGTGCTTTTCCTCGATATGCTCAAAAAGCGATAA
- a CDS encoding DUF2852 domain-containing protein: MNTSALIRPAWTPATIALMVIGFMVFWPLGFAMLAYIIWGDRLEGFKRDVNRATDGIFAGCRRGSDKAARWGHGSARTGNVAFDDWREKELERLAEERRKLDDMLTEFDDYARELRRAKDQDEFDRFMANRNKSTAPAKSDPSTDTTPTKRGKGSNLLDD; encoded by the coding sequence ATGAACACATCTGCATTGATCCGCCCGGCCTGGACGCCGGCAACCATCGCGTTGATGGTGATCGGCTTCATGGTGTTCTGGCCGCTCGGCTTTGCCATGCTCGCCTACATCATCTGGGGCGACCGGCTCGAGGGCTTCAAGCGTGACGTCAACCGCGCGACCGACGGCATCTTCGCCGGCTGCCGCCGCGGTTCCGACAAAGCCGCGCGCTGGGGCCACGGCTCCGCCCGGACCGGCAACGTCGCGTTTGACGACTGGCGCGAAAAGGAGCTTGAACGCCTGGCCGAGGAACGCCGCAAGCTCGACGATATGTTGACCGAGTTCGACGACTACGCCCGCGAATTGCGTCGCGCCAAGGATCAGGACGAGTTCGATCGCTTCATGGCGAACCGCAACAAGTCGACCGCTCCGGCAAAGAGCGACCCGAGCACAGACACGACCCCCACCAAGCGTGGCAAAGGCTCGAACCTGCTTGACGACTGA
- a CDS encoding M48 family metallopeptidase, which yields MTLGFFRNLTKPKPTPVVEREYCVAGRTLPLKIIESARARRLTLRIDSGGQGLRITVPPGLRRGEVERFLDRHQDWLEQRLAKVPTRPQVRPGIKIPIRGVPHRIVHEPSRRGTVTVSCDERGPLLIVHGERIHLPRRIADFLKREAKKEIEKLVARHTEALGKRAKAIRYKDTSSRWGSCTSEGNLSFSWRIMMAPPPVINYLVAHEVAHLKEMNHGPKFWKLCEKLCPDTDRCKDWLKRNGGALQAIVFE from the coding sequence ATGACCCTCGGATTCTTCCGCAATCTGACGAAGCCCAAGCCCACGCCTGTCGTGGAGCGAGAATACTGCGTTGCCGGCCGCACGCTGCCGCTCAAGATCATCGAGAGCGCCAGGGCGCGGCGTCTGACGCTGCGCATCGATTCCGGCGGCCAGGGCCTGCGTATCACCGTGCCGCCGGGCCTGCGCCGCGGCGAGGTGGAGCGGTTCCTCGATCGTCATCAGGACTGGCTGGAGCAGCGGCTGGCCAAGGTGCCAACGCGGCCGCAGGTACGGCCCGGCATCAAGATCCCCATACGCGGCGTGCCGCACCGCATCGTGCATGAGCCGTCAAGGCGCGGCACCGTCACCGTGTCGTGCGACGAACGCGGCCCGCTGCTGATCGTGCATGGCGAGCGCATCCACCTGCCGCGCCGCATCGCCGATTTTTTGAAGCGCGAGGCCAAGAAGGAGATCGAGAAGCTGGTGGCCAGGCACACCGAGGCGCTTGGCAAGCGCGCCAAGGCGATCCGCTACAAGGACACGTCCAGCCGCTGGGGCTCGTGCACTTCCGAAGGCAATTTGTCCTTTTCCTGGCGCATCATGATGGCGCCGCCACCCGTCATCAACTACCTCGTCGCGCATGAAGTAGCGCATCTGAAAGAGATGAACCACGGCCCGAAATTCTGGAAATTGTGCGAAAAGCTCTGTCCCGACACCGACCGCTGCAAGGACTGGCTGAAGCGCAATGGCGGCGCCCTGCAGGCGATCGTTTTCGAGTAG
- a CDS encoding phosphoribosylanthranilate isomerase — protein sequence MALDVKICGLKTDQAMAAALVGGASHVGFIFFAKSPRYIEPAAAGRLREAARGKALAVAVTVDANDTFLDDIIDSMRPDMLQLHGSETPERVAELKARYDLPVMKALPLSEAADLERIKPFVGVADRFLFDAKPPKGSELPGGNGVAFDWRILTGLDAGLDYMLSGGLNAANIGDALRLASPPGIDISSGVESAPGIKDPALIEQFFRAVKAARDDRAA from the coding sequence ATGGCACTCGACGTCAAAATCTGCGGCTTGAAGACCGACCAGGCAATGGCCGCGGCGCTGGTCGGCGGCGCCAGCCATGTCGGCTTCATTTTCTTTGCCAAGAGCCCGCGTTACATCGAACCGGCTGCAGCCGGGCGGTTGCGCGAAGCCGCGCGCGGCAAGGCTTTGGCGGTTGCCGTTACCGTCGACGCCAACGACACCTTCCTGGACGACATCATCGACAGCATGCGCCCGGACATGCTGCAGCTGCACGGCTCGGAAACGCCCGAACGGGTGGCCGAACTGAAAGCCCGCTATGACCTGCCGGTCATGAAGGCGCTGCCGCTCAGCGAAGCCGCCGATCTCGAGCGCATCAAACCGTTCGTCGGGGTCGCGGACCGGTTCCTGTTCGACGCCAAGCCGCCGAAGGGCTCCGAGTTGCCGGGCGGCAATGGCGTTGCGTTCGACTGGCGCATCCTGACCGGCCTTGACGCCGGGCTCGATTACATGCTTTCCGGTGGGCTCAACGCCGCCAATATCGGCGATGCCCTTCGGCTTGCCAGCCCGCCCGGAATTGATATTTCCTCCGGCGTGGAAAGCGCGCCGGGCATCAAGGATCCGGCGCTGATCGAGCAGTTTTTCCGGGCCGTCAAGGCAGCGCGAGACGACCGCGCCGCCTGA
- the trpB gene encoding tryptophan synthase subunit beta — MNKPATLNSFRTGPDEQGMFGIFGGRFVAETLMPLILDLERHWNEVKDDPDFRAELTDLSTHYAGRPSKLYFADGLTKYLREVSSAKGLGGGAKVYFKREDLNHTGSHKINNCLGQILLAKRMGKTRIIAETGAGQHGVASATVAARFGFPCVVYMGATDVARQSPNVFRMKLLGAEVRPVTAGHGTLKDAMNEALRDWVTNVEDTYYLIGTAAGPHPYPELVRDFQSVIGSEARAQILEQEGRLPDTIIAAVGGGSNAIGLFHPFLDDKDVRIIGIEAGGRGLDGIEHCASMNAGAPGVLHGNRTYLLQNADGQIMDGHSISAGLDYPGVGPEHSWLRDSGRVEYVPILDDEALEAFKLTTRVEGIIPALESAHAIAHAVKIVPAMDTDQIVIVNLSGRGDKDVHTVASMLGMEI, encoded by the coding sequence ATGAACAAGCCGGCGACACTCAATTCCTTCCGCACCGGACCCGACGAACAGGGCATGTTCGGCATTTTCGGCGGTCGTTTCGTGGCCGAAACGCTGATGCCGCTGATCCTCGACCTCGAACGGCACTGGAACGAGGTCAAGGACGATCCGGATTTCAGGGCCGAGCTCACCGACCTTTCGACCCACTATGCGGGGCGGCCGTCGAAACTCTATTTCGCCGATGGCCTGACGAAATATCTTCGTGAAGTTTCCTCGGCGAAGGGCCTCGGGGGCGGTGCAAAAGTCTATTTCAAGCGCGAGGACCTGAACCATACCGGTTCGCACAAGATCAACAATTGCCTCGGCCAGATCCTGCTGGCCAAGCGCATGGGCAAGACGCGCATCATCGCCGAGACCGGGGCCGGCCAGCACGGCGTGGCGTCGGCCACGGTCGCTGCCCGTTTCGGCTTTCCCTGCGTCGTCTACATGGGTGCCACGGACGTTGCCCGCCAAAGCCCCAATGTCTTTCGCATGAAGCTGCTTGGCGCCGAAGTGCGGCCGGTGACCGCTGGCCACGGCACGCTGAAGGACGCCATGAACGAGGCGCTGCGCGACTGGGTGACCAATGTCGAGGACACTTATTACCTGATCGGCACCGCCGCCGGCCCGCACCCCTATCCGGAGCTGGTGCGCGACTTCCAGTCGGTGATCGGTTCGGAGGCGCGCGCGCAGATCCTCGAGCAGGAAGGCCGGTTGCCCGACACCATCATCGCCGCCGTCGGCGGCGGCTCCAACGCCATCGGCCTGTTCCATCCGTTCCTCGACGACAAGGATGTCCGCATCATCGGCATCGAGGCCGGCGGGCGTGGCCTCGACGGCATCGAGCACTGCGCCTCGATGAACGCCGGCGCGCCGGGCGTGCTGCATGGCAACCGCACCTATCTCCTGCAAAATGCCGACGGCCAGATCATGGACGGCCATTCGATCTCGGCCGGCCTCGATTACCCCGGCGTCGGCCCGGAGCATTCCTGGCTGCGCGACTCTGGCCGCGTCGAATATGTGCCGATCCTCGACGATGAGGCGCTGGAGGCCTTCAAGCTGACCACACGCGTCGAAGGCATCATCCCGGCGCTCGAATCGGCGCACGCCATCGCACATGCGGTGAAGATCGTGCCCGCCATGGACACGGACCAGATCGTCATCGTCAACCTGTCCGGCCGCGGCGACAAGGACGTGCATACGGTGGCTTCGATGCTGGGCATGGAGATCTGA
- the trpA gene encoding tryptophan synthase subunit alpha, translating into MVTRIDRRMAKLKNEGRSALVTYFMGGDPDYQTSLSIMKALPTAGADIIELGMPFSDPMADGPAIQAAGLRALKGGQTLVKTLKMAADFRTGDNETPIVLMGYYNPIYIYGVDRFLKDALASGIDGLIVVDLPPEMDEELCIPALKAGINFIRLATPTTDDKRLPKVLQNTSGFVYYVSMTGITGSALADTGKVAAAVKRIKGHTDLPVCVGFGVKTAEQARVIGANADGVVVGTAIVNAVANVLGPKGEKTADPAEAVATLVSGLAQGVRSARLAAAE; encoded by the coding sequence ATGGTGACCCGCATCGATCGCCGCATGGCAAAGCTCAAGAACGAAGGCCGCTCGGCGCTCGTCACCTATTTCATGGGCGGCGACCCGGACTATCAGACCTCGCTGTCGATCATGAAGGCGCTGCCAACGGCCGGCGCGGACATCATCGAACTCGGCATGCCGTTCTCCGATCCGATGGCCGATGGCCCGGCGATCCAGGCCGCGGGCTTGCGGGCGCTGAAAGGCGGCCAGACGCTGGTCAAGACGCTCAAGATGGCGGCTGACTTCCGCACCGGCGACAATGAGACGCCGATCGTTCTGATGGGCTACTACAACCCGATCTACATCTACGGCGTCGATCGCTTTCTCAAGGACGCATTGGCCAGCGGCATCGACGGGCTGATCGTCGTCGACCTGCCGCCTGAGATGGACGAGGAGCTGTGCATCCCGGCGCTGAAAGCCGGCATCAACTTCATCCGGCTGGCGACGCCGACCACCGACGACAAGCGCCTGCCCAAGGTGCTGCAGAACACGTCCGGCTTCGTCTATTACGTGTCGATGACCGGCATCACCGGTTCCGCGCTGGCCGACACCGGCAAGGTGGCTGCGGCGGTCAAGCGCATCAAGGGCCATACCGATCTGCCGGTCTGCGTCGGCTTCGGCGTCAAGACCGCCGAACAGGCGCGCGTCATCGGCGCCAATGCCGACGGCGTCGTCGTCGGCACCGCAATCGTCAATGCGGTCGCGAATGTGCTGGGGCCGAAGGGCGAAAAGACCGCCGACCCGGCCGAGGCCGTCGCCACGCTGGTCAGCGGCCTCGCGCAGGGCGTGCGGTCGGCCCGCCTTGCTGCCGCCGAATAG
- the accD gene encoding acetyl-CoA carboxylase, carboxyltransferase subunit beta — MNWITNYVRPKINSMLGRRTDMPENLWIKDPETGEMVFHKDLESNQFVIPSSGHHMKISAKERLKYFLDDGKYEQLENPKVMLDPLKFRDEKRYTDRLKDAKAKTGLEDAIVNALGTVEGLPVVVTVQDFAFMGGSLGMAAGDAIVHAFEVAVQRKRPLILFAASGGARMQEGILSLMQLPRTTVGVDRLKEAGLPYIVVLTNPTTGGVTASYAMLGDVHIAEPGALIGFAGPRVIEQTIREKLPDGFQRSEYLMEHGMVDMVVSRLEMRRTIARLLKMLLKMPEEHKPLEPEILPPAVVATEARPQA; from the coding sequence ATGAACTGGATCACCAACTACGTTCGCCCGAAGATCAATTCGATGCTCGGCCGGCGCACCGACATGCCCGAGAACCTGTGGATCAAGGATCCCGAGACCGGGGAGATGGTGTTCCACAAGGATCTGGAATCCAACCAGTTCGTCATCCCGTCTTCGGGCCATCACATGAAGATCTCGGCCAAGGAGCGGCTGAAATACTTCCTCGACGACGGCAAATACGAACAGCTCGAAAATCCCAAGGTCATGCTGGACCCGCTGAAATTCCGCGACGAGAAGCGCTACACCGACCGGTTGAAGGACGCCAAGGCCAAGACCGGCCTGGAAGATGCCATCGTCAACGCGCTGGGCACCGTAGAAGGCCTGCCGGTGGTGGTGACGGTGCAGGATTTTGCCTTCATGGGCGGTTCGCTCGGCATGGCCGCGGGCGACGCCATCGTTCATGCCTTCGAGGTGGCCGTGCAGCGCAAGCGGCCGCTGATCCTGTTTGCCGCTTCCGGCGGCGCGCGCATGCAGGAAGGCATCCTGTCGCTGATGCAATTGCCGCGCACCACGGTTGGCGTCGACCGGCTGAAGGAAGCCGGCCTTCCCTACATCGTCGTGCTGACCAATCCGACGACCGGCGGCGTCACTGCCTCCTACGCCATGCTGGGCGACGTGCATATAGCCGAGCCCGGCGCACTGATCGGCTTCGCCGGACCGCGTGTCATCGAGCAGACCATCCGGGAAAAACTGCCGGACGGCTTCCAGCGCTCCGAATATCTGATGGAGCACGGCATGGTCGACATGGTGGTGTCGCGACTGGAGATGCGCCGGACCATCGCGCGGCTCTTGAAGATGCTGCTCAAGATGCCGGAAGAGCACAAGCCCCTGGAGCCGGAAATCCTGCCGCCGGCGGTGGTCGCGACGGAAGCACGGCCGCAGGCCTGA